One Deltaproteobacteria bacterium DNA window includes the following coding sequences:
- a CDS encoding GNAT family N-acetyltransferase — protein MKIAFKKMDEDEFKLFAKDSIKSSAEKLKGIRGVSDDEALQEAERQFCSILPQGKSTPNHCLYSLIDTSSKKKIGHLWYGTSKVGQSLQAYLYDIVIIKECQRKGYGFQALSLMEEEAKKMGVQRINLHVLGQNETAARLYRRLGYQVSVMNLFKKLAR, from the coding sequence ATGAAGATTGCATTCAAAAAGATGGATGAAGATGAATTCAAATTGTTTGCGAAAGACTCCATCAAAAGTTCTGCAGAAAAATTAAAGGGCATTCGGGGAGTTAGTGATGACGAAGCACTTCAGGAGGCCGAGCGTCAATTTTGTTCGATACTACCTCAAGGGAAGTCAACGCCGAACCACTGTCTCTATTCGCTCATCGATACCTCATCAAAGAAAAAAATCGGACACCTTTGGTACGGAACTTCCAAGGTGGGTCAGTCTCTTCAGGCATACCTTTATGACATTGTGATTATCAAAGAATGCCAGCGAAAGGGGTATGGTTTTCAAGCGCTCTCACTCATGGAAGAGGAGGCAAAAAAAATGGGGGTTCAAAGGATTAATCTCCATGTCTTGGGTCAGAATGAGACAGCGGCGCGACTCTACCGACGACTGGGGTATCAGGTGTCTGTTATGAACCTGTTTAAAAAACTTGCCAGATAG
- a CDS encoding HIT domain-containing protein, with protein sequence MKVIWAPWRIEYLKAKKEKGCVLCKRSRGKQDQQSYILHRGKKNFVILNRYPYINGHLMVVPYRHTARFEDLREDEMAEHHQLIRKSVLVLKKAFKPHGFNIGMNIGQAGGAGIAEHLHMHVVPRWPADTGCMPVLADTRSLPQYLQDTYKILKKGWVNL encoded by the coding sequence ATGAAAGTCATCTGGGCGCCATGGAGGATTGAATATCTGAAGGCGAAAAAAGAGAAGGGGTGTGTTTTATGCAAAAGGAGCCGCGGAAAGCAAGATCAGCAGAGTTATATTCTACATCGAGGGAAGAAGAACTTTGTGATTTTGAACCGATATCCGTACATCAATGGACATCTGATGGTCGTTCCTTACCGTCACACCGCCCGGTTTGAGGACTTGAGGGAGGATGAGATGGCGGAACATCATCAGCTCATCAGGAAATCTGTCCTTGTTTTGAAAAAGGCCTTCAAACCCCATGGATTTAATATCGGTATGAATATCGGCCAGGCTGGCGGTGCCGGTATTGCCGAACATCTTCATATGCATGTTGTCCCGAGGTGGCCTGCTGATACCGGATGTATGCCGGTGCTGGCGGATACCCGATCTCTTCCACAATATTTGCAGGATACCTATAAAATCTTAAAGAAAGGATGGGTAAATCTATGA
- a CDS encoding threonine synthase, which produces MSGIIRKYHSFLPINDRFIVTLLEGNTPLLPAPRLAAKIFGSLLKNPPELYLKLEGLNPTGSFKDRGMTYAVSKALEAGSQAVICASTGNTSASAAAYAARAGIRAYVVIPKGKIALGKLSQAVMHGARVVAVEGNFDEALRLVKEIAQEGGVTLVNSINPHRLEGQKTAAFEICEQLGGPPTHHLLPVGNAGNITAHWKGYREFCQTSPTSPTGRTILPKMLGFQAAGAAPIVLGHVVKEPRTVATAIRIGNPASWQGAVAARDESSGVIDKVTDREILEAYKMIATLEGYFCEPASAASVAGLNKLARQRYFGEGDRIVCTLTGHGLKDPDNAIRISRSPVTIKPELKKLIKALKL; this is translated from the coding sequence TTGAGTGGGATCATTAGAAAATATCACTCTTTTCTTCCAATCAACGATCGTTTTATTGTTACTTTGCTTGAAGGGAATACGCCGTTATTGCCGGCGCCACGATTGGCGGCAAAGATTTTTGGTTCACTTCTTAAAAATCCTCCCGAATTGTATCTGAAACTGGAGGGGTTGAATCCAACCGGTTCCTTCAAGGATCGCGGGATGACCTATGCCGTCTCGAAGGCGCTGGAAGCTGGGAGTCAAGCGGTCATCTGTGCCTCGACCGGTAACACCTCCGCCTCAGCGGCCGCTTATGCGGCCCGTGCTGGCATACGGGCCTACGTTGTTATCCCGAAGGGAAAGATCGCATTGGGAAAACTGTCGCAGGCGGTCATGCATGGGGCCCGTGTGGTGGCTGTGGAGGGAAATTTTGATGAGGCGCTTCGTTTGGTTAAAGAGATAGCGCAAGAAGGGGGGGTAACACTTGTCAATTCGATTAATCCCCATCGACTCGAAGGTCAAAAGACAGCAGCCTTTGAGATCTGCGAACAGTTAGGTGGACCGCCGACCCATCATCTGCTGCCTGTCGGAAATGCGGGGAATATCACTGCACATTGGAAAGGGTATCGGGAATTTTGTCAGACCAGTCCGACGAGTCCGACCGGTCGGACTATTCTCCCCAAAATGCTTGGTTTCCAAGCAGCCGGTGCGGCGCCGATTGTCCTGGGGCATGTTGTGAAAGAGCCTCGAACGGTCGCGACGGCGATACGGATCGGGAACCCAGCCTCATGGCAAGGAGCGGTAGCGGCTCGAGACGAGTCGAGCGGGGTGATTGATAAAGTCACTGATCGGGAGATCCTCGAGGCGTATAAGATGATTGCCACATTGGAAGGGTATTTTTGTGAGCCGGCCTCAGCGGCCTCTGTCGCTGGCCTTAATAAGCTGGCGCGGCAACGGTATTTTGGGGAAGGGGATCGTATCGTCTGTACTTTGACCGGACATGGATTAAAGGATCCGGATAACGCTATCCGGATTTCCAGATCTCCGGTCACGATAAAGCCGGAGTTAAAAAAACTGATCAAGGCGTTGAAATTGTAA
- a CDS encoding LapA family protein yields MKKVIYAIIIALACFIVLNSIYSNVGSIDFNYPMSFRFSVPHLFTLKSLSVPAGFVILTAFCLGMVFLPLLQLIPTIFRNAEIRAKEKRIRELERELDEARLNPSTPEQDPSFPSSSNP; encoded by the coding sequence ATGAAAAAGGTCATTTATGCGATCATCATCGCTCTGGCCTGTTTTATTGTCCTGAATTCGATTTACAGCAATGTCGGGAGTATTGATTTTAATTACCCGATGAGTTTTCGTTTTAGTGTACCACATCTTTTCACCCTGAAGTCGCTTTCAGTTCCTGCCGGTTTTGTGATTCTCACTGCCTTTTGTCTCGGAATGGTTTTCCTGCCCCTGCTTCAATTAATTCCAACGATCTTTCGGAACGCCGAGATCCGGGCGAAGGAAAAACGGATCCGGGAGTTGGAGAGGGAGCTTGATGAGGCGAGATTAAATCCCTCTACGCCCGAGCAGGACCCTTCTTTCCCTTCTTCCTCAAATCCTTGA
- a CDS encoding homoserine dehydrogenase: MKTVKIGLLGFGTVGAGVFKLITERCGLLEERSGVRFEIKKILVRDLKKPRKVEVDPRLLTTNPEEVLADPEISTVVELIGGIEPARSYLIQAIQSGKKVVTANKLLLAEKGGEIFELARECKTPVGFEASVGGGIPIIRALQEGFVGNQINEIYGIVNATSNYILSEMSLKGSEFQEVFAHAQSEGYVESDPRMDIEGHDAAQKLSILTALSSGSSPAPDKIYVEGISRITHFDIESAEQLGFRIKLLAVYKQHEGRIEARVHPTFIPLRHPLSDVNGFFNAIYVKGDAVGETMFYGRGGGMMPTASAVVSDIVSVERTVFDPSLLPTARPVSFFSLEELSMEYYLRFTVVDRPGVLGQIANALGANEISIASVDQHGQDKGGRVPIVIMLHRAQEKNVRKAIQIIDQMEPVLDKTLCIRVEPLA; this comes from the coding sequence ATGAAAACAGTGAAAATAGGTCTCTTGGGGTTCGGGACTGTCGGGGCTGGGGTTTTTAAACTGATCACGGAGCGGTGTGGACTTTTGGAAGAGAGGTCGGGTGTTCGTTTTGAGATTAAAAAGATTCTCGTTCGGGATCTCAAAAAACCGAGAAAGGTGGAGGTCGATCCACGACTTCTGACGACAAACCCAGAAGAAGTTTTGGCTGATCCTGAAATTTCTACTGTGGTTGAATTGATTGGCGGGATTGAGCCGGCACGGTCTTATCTAATTCAGGCGATCCAATCGGGAAAAAAAGTTGTGACGGCGAATAAACTGCTTCTTGCCGAGAAGGGGGGAGAGATTTTTGAGCTGGCGAGGGAATGCAAAACCCCGGTCGGTTTCGAGGCCTCTGTGGGAGGAGGGATTCCGATTATCCGTGCACTTCAGGAGGGGTTTGTCGGGAACCAGATCAATGAAATCTATGGGATTGTTAATGCGACTTCGAATTATATCCTTTCGGAGATGTCCCTGAAGGGGAGCGAGTTTCAGGAGGTTTTTGCCCACGCCCAGAGTGAGGGGTATGTGGAGAGCGACCCTCGCATGGATATCGAGGGGCATGATGCTGCCCAGAAACTTTCTATCTTAACAGCACTTAGCTCCGGTTCTTCCCCTGCCCCGGACAAGATCTATGTCGAAGGGATCAGTCGGATCACCCACTTTGACATTGAATCTGCAGAACAGCTTGGATTTAGAATCAAACTTCTCGCTGTCTATAAACAGCATGAGGGGAGGATCGAGGCGCGTGTGCATCCCACATTTATCCCGCTTCGCCATCCGCTTTCGGACGTTAATGGCTTCTTCAATGCTATTTATGTGAAGGGGGATGCTGTCGGCGAGACGATGTTTTATGGTCGTGGGGGGGGGATGATGCCAACCGCCTCAGCGGTTGTCTCCGATATCGTTTCTGTCGAGAGGACCGTCTTTGACCCCTCTCTCTTGCCCACGGCACGTCCCGTTTCGTTCTTTTCACTGGAAGAGCTGTCGATGGAATATTATTTGCGGTTCACTGTTGTCGATCGTCCCGGGGTCTTGGGTCAGATTGCCAATGCGTTGGGGGCCAATGAAATCAGTATCGCCTCTGTCGATCAACATGGCCAAGACAAGGGGGGGCGTGTGCCGATCGTGATCATGCTCCATCGGGCACAGGAAAAAAATGTCCGAAAGGCGATTCAGATCATTGATCAAATGGAGCCGGTGCTGGATAAGACCTTGTGCATTCGTGTGGAGCCTCTCGCTTGA